The Nicotiana tabacum cultivar K326 chromosome 5, ASM71507v2, whole genome shotgun sequence sequence aaatatttttaaaatcgaAAACTGGGTGGGGCAGGTTGCGGTTGAAACAAATTGCTGAAATTTCACCTCACCGCTGACATGTCTGGGCTATGGGAAGATCCATTTGAGAGAACTCTTACATTTGAGAAAACAATCTTTTTACAGCTTTTAAGTTTTATATTCTCAACCATTTGAGAATTTTTCTTGGCTTTGGTGAAATAACCGTTGATTTTTGTTACTTtacttaatttatttttaaaattttcttttcacctGTAAGCCTAAATATCTCTATGATTTAcgccctccgtttcaatttatgtgaacttatttgaccgggcacggagtttaagaaaaatgagaagacttttgaacttgtggtttaaaatgaggcacatatgtTTTGTatgactataaatcattgcataaaggtaaattattttcaaatatgaaaaggggtcattctttttggcacggactaaaaaggaaataagttcacataaattgaaacaaaggAAGTATCGAATAAGAGTCTAGATTTGGTACTTCAAATTTTGCCTTCAACCTAAACTACTTTaaacttagggtgtgtttggtatgtaGGAAAATGTTCTCCATGGAAAATAAGTggttttcttacttattttctgGTGTTTGATAAGTTAGCAGAAAATATTGTTGGAAAATATATAATCTAGGCAAACATTATGGGAGACTAAGTGGGTGAAGTGGGGGGAGTGGAGCGGTGGGGATCTAGGTCCAGGGTCAAGGTCGAGAGTAAGGGTCTAGGTCAGGTCGGGGTAAGGATCGGCGATGAGGTTCGGGGTTTAGGGACGAGGTTCGAAATTGATAATGAGGGTCGGGTACAAGGTTCGTGGTTCGGGGTTCCGGGTCAGGGTTCGAGGTCAGAATCAGTAATGGAAGTCGGGGTCGAGGTCGGGATTGTTGATGGGGGGGTCAGGGTTGGGGTTCAAGGTCAGGATTTGGGGTCTGGGTTCAAGTTTAAAGTCGGGGTTTGGGATCAGGATGGGGGGTACGACGACCTTGCTTTCTTACCCCAAACATCGACCCCCGACACTGATATCAATCCCCAACACTGATCCCGACAGACCCTAACCTCGAACCTTGATCCCGACTTTGACCACTGATCCCGACCCCAATCCCTGCCCCTCATCCCAACCGCAACCCTAAATCTTTAATTCGACACTCGACCCCGACCCTCAATCCCGATCCTGACTCTAACCTCGGATTCGACTCTAAAGCTGACCCTAACCCCAACCTCCAATCTCGTTCCCAACCCCAATCCCGAATTGAAACTCGACCCAGAACCTTGATCCCCAGCATTAACCCCGACCCGGACCCCAACCCCTTGACCTTTAGGTTTAGGTTACGAGTCTTGAGGTCCGAGGCGAGCAAGGGAGGGGTGATGAGAGTTGAGGAAGATTGAAAGAGAGTTTTGAAAAACATTTTCTCTCCTCTAGATAGGGaagtcattttcctccaattggaggaaaatgagttcataaggaaaatatttttcaaaacgttaaagtcaaccaaacatggaaaaattagaaaatattttctggaaaatgttttccttcatTACCAACACACCCTTAGTCATTACATATCACCTGTTAAGTTAGTTGATTGCATGTGAGACTTTATATTATGTGATGAATTATGATTAAATTATTTTGGAGATGTATAAGTTTATATATCATATTTAAGTAATAGAGCTAAATTTGACAAAATACCATGATCATATTTAACCATTGAAACAGCGGTACTATGTCCATTGGTACTCTTTAACTTTGACTAGCAGCAGCAAAGAAGGGTGAGAGGTAATACATAAAGGGAGTGTAACATTGGGTTTGAGAGTTGATTCCAATTTTACCACAAGATTCTGGCATTGGTCAAGGATACTAAATTCAGGTGCAATACCAAAAACTAAAGGATAATAAGGGAGAATATGTTTATGTTAAGCATCGTAAGCAATAGGGAAGGAAACAATCATATTCTAAAAAAAGATGTTACAAAAGTAAAGCAAATCAACTCAGCACCTCGCAGCGAGTCCAACACAAACGGTGGAGACATCAGGCCGAATATGACGCATGGTATCAAAAATGGCCATTCCTGATATAATAAAATATGGATGAAACTTGGTGAATCATGAAATAAAACAGCACGTTAAAATGGTGCCATAGTCCAACTGAATGCGACATAAGCTAGAAGTTAGAACAGTTACAGAAGTAGATAATAACAAACGAGTTTGATTGGAACACTTGAAAGTACCTGCTGTAACTGACCCTCCTGGAGAGTTGACATACATGACAATATCCTGTTTAGTAGATTAGGGAGGTCAAAAGTTGGTTTAGGGGAAATATAGAAGcaataataaaaggaaaacaaaaggatATTATGCAGACGTTTAGTAATAAAAACAGTGCAAAAATAAAATCTTACTAAGGATGCTCCTACAGACAAGTTACACAATTACTTGTTGTAACGATGCAAAGCTGCACGGTAAAAGTCAGAGAATCTCAGCATGCTAATTGTAATAGAAGGTCGCTTTACTCTTTTGTTCCTTATTATTACAAGGCAAGCTTTTTATCCCATTTGAGACGGAGCTGATCAAGGGTAAATCCTTGTAAGGCATAATGAAAGAGCTTCAAGTATACAAAAGATGCAGACCAAGAGAAAGAGGAGAAAGTGGAAATTCCACATCATCCCCTTAAATTTGTTCATTCATTGGCTACATATACAACTAGGGCTTTAGTAGGCTAGATCCATACTATATGTGGCATGTCATTCCGAGTATTCCAGGTCGGAAGCTACAAGGACTCCAGAATTTGTCCAAGCAATGAAGCAGTAGACAGAACATATGTGGTCAACGAAATCACAAAAGGATTAAACTGACAGAGAGCATTAATATCCATAAAGAAGGAATGCTTCGAGCAGAATCTCATTCAGATATATTCCACAACATCCGATACTTAAACTAAGACTATCCAATGTAAGAGGAGGGGGATATAAAGATACGATCCAAAATATACCTTTGTTGGATCAACAGCGTCAAGATAGAGAAGCTGAGCAACTATAATATTTGCCATATCGTCATCAACTGCCCCACCACATCGTATGATCCTCTAAGATTCAACAACGCAACGAACTAAATTTTAGCAAGTACAATTTTCTTATAGGGGAATAAAATTTAGCAAGTACATCATACTTTGCAGtcaaaactgaagaaataataagaaaaaagaatCCATACATATTGGAAGAGCTGGCTGATCACACTCATAAACCGCTCTTGCACCATTGGAGGTGGTCCTTGACCTTGGGCATAAGCAGGAAAATAGGGCGATGATGGAACTTGCAAGTCATCTCTGCAAATGTTAAAGAAATAACTTATTTCTATGATACACTTGAGAACTATAGCACAATTAAGTCATTAATATCAGATTCTTAACAATTATCAGATTCAAAAGTCAACAGGACTGATTTTTTTCCCTCGCCATCTATGGAATATAGGCTCTTCATTTTCCTAGACATAAATGGGTATGTACAACcagatgttaaaagaaaaaatctATGATTCCTGAATCAGAAAAACCTGCTAAGACTTTAAGCATATCCATGTCAGATTTTTATCTGAAATTGTTAAAGATATTCGAAAGACAATATAACACATCCTCTCTTAAAATTTCAGTCAGAAATTGGCTTAAGAGAatcattttcttttattaaaaattttGCTAGTTTAGGTTCTTCATGAAAAACAAATGAATAGTCAAATACTAGTATGTTAGGATCGAGAACGGGGATTGTGCGGAATCAAGAAATACAGCATTATAAAAATgacaacaataaagataataaggaGACCAAAAATTTAATGTGGTTCAGTCAatgtgacctacgtccacaagcggaaagaagcaaatttactataccaacaagagtataAAAGTAGAGTAAACATTGTAACTAATCCCCGGAGGTGAATTTAGAGGGGAAATTATGAGGCACATGAACCCATGGTCTTTCCGAAAAAATAGATAgtttatgtacatattttctaaaattggtATAATATTAACTGTTGGCACACATGCTTCAACAAGGTTGAATGATGCATTTGGTTGAAGATTGAGTATTTACCAAGAGGAATAGGGATCAATTCCCGCTTAATACATTATTTCCTCCTTTTTTAAGTAGTGCGCCCATGTACTAAAAATCCCAAATCCGCCTCTGCTAATCCCAAATActccaagagaataacctcaaaAAAACACTCACAAAGAAATCCCGCAAGTGTTTCCCTAAAACAACTCTCTCCCAGAATACTCTTTATCACATAAAAAGACACTCTTAAAGTATTTCTTGCTCTCTTAATTGGTATGTCAAAATAAGAAGAATTGATCTCCTTTTATAAGAGTAAAATTAAACTCGGGTTCCAAGTTgtataaaaacaaaaggaaagaaatgtCCAAATAATTTCTCCACCACATGAACCATTCTTTGGCTCCCAGCAATATTGTCAGCAAAGAAAATTCCATAAGGCACATGCCTAATGCTAAGAATAGGATGGCCAACGATGTCACTTCTATAAAAGCCAAAAGATGGCCACATTTGACGTTACAAATTTTCACCTTGGCCTAATTCTGGCTAATATTGTAAATTTGCTCCAACCTCTTCGCAAAAACTCTTACAGACTAGATCATTCTTCATAAAAGTCAATCAAGTTCAAGCAGCTTGCCAACAGGAAGAGGCTTCATGAACATATTAGCAGAGTCGTCTCTAGTGTTTATCTTCTTAATAGAGACTTTTCCTTCGGCAATACCAAAGAGATTGAAGAGCCATCCAAAAGAATCATTTGGCGAAGGTCTTGGAGAGACTCAGTGTGAAAGATGTTAAGCCAGTGAATACCTCTTTTGCTGCTCATTTGAAGTTGTCAGCTACTTAGTCACCGCAATCAGACGAAGATGAGAGGCATATGGCACAAATACCTTATTCCATTGTACGCAATGGTTGTACACGTTCAGACATTTCACAAGCAGTAAGTATGGTAAGCTAATATATGGCTTGTCCTAAAAAAAAATGCATGGTTGTGAAATGGATTTTCAAATacttttgaggtacttcaaatACATTTTTGGAGTTTGGGTCAAATACTAACACTCTGCTTGGTTTTGTAAACTTAGAGTATGCAcgtgatcttgacaaaagaagatcactaATAGGCTACGTATTATACATTATTGGTTGTGCTATCAATTGGAAAGTGAGAATACATCATCTAGTAGCTTTATCTACAACCTAAGCAAAATATATGGTAGCGACCAAGGCAACAAAAGAATAACGGGTCATATTTGCCGAATTCAGTTTACATCAGGGTGGCATTATAATTTTATGTGACAATAAAAGTATCATTCACTTGACAAAAGATCACATGTATTATGAGAGGACGAAGTATATTGATATGAGGTATCATTTCATCTGGGAAACCATTGCTGAAGAAAGAGTTATtgttcagaagatcaacactagagacaTTATTGTTGACATGTTCACGAAGCCTCTTCTAGTGTGCTTGCACTTGATTGACATTTATGTAGAATGATTTGGCCAATAAGGATAGCTGCAGAGAGTGTGGAGCAAATTTATTATATCACCAAAACTAGGGTAATGCGGAAATTTCTAATGTGGATATCTTTTGGCGTAACAGATAAGACAATATGATATTGCTTGTAATCCTATTTCTTGGAAATAGGCATGTGCCAATTGGAATATCCTTGGATGAGAATATTGCTTGGAGCTAGGAATGCTTCATGTGGTGGAGAAATTTTTTGAACATTTCTCTTTTTTAACACAACTTGGAGTCCAAGTTTTGCTCCTATAAAAGGAGAGCAATTCTTCTTATTTTAACACACCAAGCAAGAAACACTTTACGAGTATCTTATTTCGTGAGAAAGTTATTTTAGGAAACACGTGTGAATTTCTTTGTGAGTTTTTCGAGGAGGTTATTCTCTCGAAGTATTTGGAATTAATtggagtatttactctaattttgttcTCTCCtttgtactcttattggtatAGTAAAGCAATTCATCTTCACTTGTGGACATAGGTCACATTGAGCAAGCTCATCTCCCTTGTAGACATTGGTCACACTAATGGAACAACGTTAATTCTATGTCTccttattaatttattatttttatttttataaagatgTTTTGCTTAATTCTGCATTATCCGGTTCCGATCCTAACATAGTACTTAATAACTTCTTAAATGAGAGACAGAGAGCAGGCAAGCAGGCCTATGTTCTTCAGTATATCTTATCTTGATTCAACCCAAAAAAGGGTCATACACCAAGATTCCCCATTTTCTTCCCTTATTTACCTTGCCCATCAATAAAACAAACCATTATAAGAATAACCGAAAATTAGTGGTGGAAATTAACCAAATTATTTCCAACAAACTATACGAATAAAAGGAAAATAGGGGGAACCTTATAGACCAAATCCCAGTTGGTGAAGTAATTCCAGAATCCCAGTTGGCTCCAGAGTACACGGCCTTCACTGTACTCTTTCCCCGATTCTTCACCTTTAAATTCCTGGGCAAAATCAATAAAGCAAAACCATTAGAGAAAGTGTTGTCGTTATTCACATTTATATAAGTAAGCATATACGACTTCAGCTAAGTACCTGAACTGAAGGGTCTTAAAGGAGAGGGTATTAGGGTAAGCTTCACGAATAGTAGAGGAGTCAGAGGAGAAGTTGAATTTAGAGATAGAGGAAGTCGTGGCCACGCACGAATGGGCCATTTTTTCTTggatttttagagagagaaagagggtaTATTTGCCAAGTTCAGAGGAAGGAAAGGATAGGTCTTTGAGCAGGAGGCTTTACCGGTTAACAACACCGGAGGTGCTCTGTTTTGCTCAAACGGGAATTTAGAGAAAGTTTGAGCATATTGTTCCACCCAAAAATAGTTTAGTTAAATTTATATGTTTTTAATGAGGTTACTACCAATTCGAATTAAAGTTTAGTTGAATGAATCATAAAGTTAAGCTAAATGAGCAATAAATAAGACAATGAAAATaaataagcaaaagaaaaaataatcttATTGAGCTTCATAATGGTCCACAATGTTTGTAAATTAAAATCCACAATGCTTGTAAAGTACAAAGAGATTGAATGCCTAGCCTAACCGGAATATAACAGTTTTGAATAATGAATAAGTTAAGAGAAAATTAAGTGAGTCCCAAGTAAAAGGCGGTGGAAATATTTGTAGCCTAAGTCTAACGTTCACATACTCATCTCACTTCTGGGCATAGCTCTAAGTGGTTAATAACTGTCAAGATACTCGCCGGTTATGGGAGGAATATCAGGTGTCGTAGATATGAATGGATCCTTAATATATCGGGGATGGTTGAGGACCAAGTCAAATCCCGAGCTATTACTTTACTGATGGATCTCCAGAACCGTCTTTGAGGCGCCACCAGGACATGGCTCCCGTCTCCCCGAGAAGAAGTTACcgaatcaaagacacttccagCGGGATAGAGTTTCGGTACCATTTTATT is a genomic window containing:
- the LOC107777151 gene encoding ATP-dependent Clp protease proteolytic subunit 5, chloroplastic isoform X1 is translated as MAHSCVATTSSISKFNFSSDSSTIREAYPNTLSFKTLQFRNLKVKNRGKSTVKAVYSGANWDSGITSPTGIWSIRDDLQVPSSPYFPAYAQGQGPPPMVQERFMSVISQLFQYRIIRCGGAVDDDMANIIVAQLLYLDAVDPTKDIVMYVNSPGGSVTAGMAIFDTMRHIRPDVSTVCVGLAASMGAFLLSAGTKGKRYSLPNSRIMIHQPLGGAQGGQTDIDIQANEMLHHKANLNGYLAYHTGQSLEKINQDTDRDFFMSAKEAKDYGLIDGVILNPMKALQPIAAAAEQ